TGAAACCGGTGCTGGTCAGCATGGCGTCGCAACAGCTGCAACGGCTGCTCTCATGGGTATGGAATGTACCATTTTTATGGGTGAAGTTGATATTGAACGTCAGAAGCTCAACGTATTCCGTATGCAGATGATGGGCGCAAAAGTTGTCGCTGCAACCAGCGGTCAGAGAACGCTGAAAGAAGCAGTTGATGAAGCGTTGGCAGAACTGGTTCAATCTTCAGAAGACACTTTCTACCTTCTTGGGTCAGCAGTAGGTCCACATCCGTACCCGACAATCGTCCGCGAATTTCAGCATATCATCAGTAAAGAGGCAAAGCGTCAGATTCTTGAGCAGGAAGGTCGTTTGCCGGATTGCTGTCTCGCCTGTGTTGGTGGCGGTTCAAACGCAATCGGTATGTTTGCAGATTTTATTGAAGAAGAAGGCGTACGTCTTATTGGTGTAGAACCGGCAGGTCGTGGTCTTAAGTATGGTGAGCATGCAGCATCCTTGAGCCTCGGCGAGCCGGGTATAATGCATGGGTTCAATTCTTACATGCTTAAAGATGAAAATGGCGAAGCTGCTGAAGTTTACTCAATATCTGCTGGTCTTGATTACCCGAGTGTAGGGCCAGAGCACGCATTTCTTAAAGATGCTGGTCGTGCAGAATATGCGTATATCAGTGATAAAGAAGCAATGGATGCATTCTTTGCACTCTCCCGTACCGAAGGTATTATTCCTGCAATCGAATCTTCCCATGCCCTTGCACACGCAATGAAGATTGCACCGCAGATGGATAAGGATCAGATTCTTATAGTATGCCTTTCTGGTCGTGGTGACAAAGACGTTGCTCAGATCGAAGAAATGGTTTCTGCTGGTGACATCACGATTCCTGAGTTGTAATAAGCAACAAAATTACAGGAAAAGCGGGATGTCGACTAAGGCATTCCGCTTTTTCTTAT
This portion of the Halodesulfovibrio aestuarii DSM 17919 = ATCC 29578 genome encodes:
- the trpB gene encoding tryptophan synthase subunit beta gives rise to the protein MSTAVNNEVSAAGFFGEYGGQYVPEPLKPVLAELEAAFEKYRNDPEFIKEYHYYLTQFSGRETPLYLCSNLTERLGGAKIYLKREDLNHLGAHKVNNTIGQILLAKRMGKKRIIAETGAGQHGVATAATAALMGMECTIFMGEVDIERQKLNVFRMQMMGAKVVAATSGQRTLKEAVDEALAELVQSSEDTFYLLGSAVGPHPYPTIVREFQHIISKEAKRQILEQEGRLPDCCLACVGGGSNAIGMFADFIEEEGVRLIGVEPAGRGLKYGEHAASLSLGEPGIMHGFNSYMLKDENGEAAEVYSISAGLDYPSVGPEHAFLKDAGRAEYAYISDKEAMDAFFALSRTEGIIPAIESSHALAHAMKIAPQMDKDQILIVCLSGRGDKDVAQIEEMVSAGDITIPEL